From a region of the Marinifilum sp. JC120 genome:
- a CDS encoding macrocin-O-methyltransferase: MGKKEERVGGMFSYDDEIWNSIEQAVTEHKMPLRDVLESFPLYVRRVNMSRFLVHYELFKMIKDSPGSIVECGVYRGSSLLTWAKLLEIFCPGDRIRKVIGFDNFAGFPELVEQDGPENPLRSKVKGGWDSSPYYDELLEHIDTFHKDSFIPRAKRVELVVGNIEDTAKEYVKNNPGLRISLLHLDVDIYKPTKAALEAFYPLVVPGGMVILDEYGMHEWGGEGSAFDEYFADKEKPVLKTMPLSSIPTAYFIK, translated from the coding sequence ATGGGAAAGAAAGAAGAACGAGTCGGCGGTATGTTTTCGTATGATGATGAAATTTGGAACAGCATTGAACAGGCTGTTACCGAACACAAAATGCCTCTTCGAGATGTTTTGGAGTCTTTTCCGTTGTATGTCAGACGTGTCAATATGAGTCGCTTTCTGGTTCATTATGAATTGTTCAAAATGATCAAGGATTCTCCCGGATCTATTGTTGAGTGTGGTGTATACCGCGGTAGCAGTCTGCTGACCTGGGCCAAATTGCTGGAAATTTTTTGTCCGGGAGACAGAATCCGGAAGGTCATAGGTTTTGATAACTTTGCCGGATTCCCCGAATTGGTTGAGCAGGATGGTCCTGAAAATCCTTTGCGTTCCAAGGTGAAAGGCGGCTGGGATTCTTCTCCGTACTACGATGAACTACTTGAGCATATTGATACGTTCCATAAGGATAGCTTCATTCCCCGCGCCAAACGAGTAGAGCTTGTAGTCGGAAATATTGAAGATACTGCAAAAGAATACGTAAAAAATAATCCCGGATTGCGTATTTCCCTGCTGCATCTGGATGTGGATATATACAAGCCCACCAAAGCTGCACTGGAAGCTTTTTATCCTCTTGTTGTCCCCGGCGGAATGGTAATTTTAGACGAATATGGAATGCATGAATGGGGCGGGGAAGGTTCTGCTTTTGACGAATACTTCGCCGACAAAGAAAAACCAGTATTGAAAACAATGCCCCTGAGTTCAATTCCTACCGCATATTTTATTAAGTAG
- a CDS encoding methyltransferase domain-containing protein, which yields MNCRHCNTPLNHGFANLYHQPVSNAFLTGEQLNEPEIYYPLHVYVCEKCFLVQVAEHKKSVEIFKDDYVYFSSTSSSWVEHARKYVAMVQKRFGLDADSLVVEIASNDGYLLQHCVESGVPCMGIEPASNTACIAEAKGIPCLKEFFTSALADKLVKEGKRADLLLGNNVLAHVPDINDFVRGVKILLSTRGVVTMEFPHLMELVANNQFDTIYQEHYSYLSFFTVSQIFEMHGLYIFDVEQLSTHGGSLRIFASHKDGDEYKETPAVSRMLKSEKQAGMQDLGYYENFQHQIEEAKNNLLYFLLEQKKQGKTVAAYGAAAKGNTLLNTCGVKSDLISFCVDKAASKQGMYMPGSHIPVYEPVHLRDQKPDVVLILPWNIAGEIKCEHHYISEWGGVFVTAIPELHIHSNNCSK from the coding sequence ATGAATTGCAGGCATTGTAATACTCCGCTCAATCATGGTTTCGCGAATTTATACCACCAGCCGGTCTCAAATGCCTTTTTGACTGGTGAGCAGTTAAATGAGCCAGAGATATATTACCCCTTACATGTTTATGTCTGTGAAAAATGTTTCCTTGTTCAGGTTGCGGAACATAAAAAATCCGTTGAAATTTTCAAAGATGACTATGTCTATTTTTCCTCAACCTCTTCTTCATGGGTGGAGCATGCACGTAAATACGTAGCCATGGTGCAGAAACGCTTTGGGCTTGATGCAGATTCTCTCGTCGTGGAGATTGCATCTAATGATGGGTATTTGTTGCAGCATTGTGTTGAGTCGGGCGTGCCTTGTATGGGGATTGAGCCTGCATCTAATACTGCGTGTATTGCAGAAGCCAAAGGTATTCCGTGTCTGAAGGAGTTTTTCACTTCTGCGCTGGCTGACAAGCTCGTGAAAGAGGGAAAGCGGGCAGATCTTCTGCTTGGCAATAATGTTTTGGCTCATGTGCCTGATATAAACGACTTTGTAAGAGGGGTGAAGATCTTGTTATCCACTCGTGGGGTCGTTACCATGGAGTTTCCACATCTGATGGAGCTTGTCGCTAACAATCAATTTGATACGATCTATCAGGAGCATTATTCATATTTGTCTTTTTTTACAGTGAGTCAGATTTTTGAGATGCACGGGCTGTATATTTTTGATGTGGAGCAGCTGTCCACCCATGGCGGGTCATTACGAATTTTCGCATCTCATAAAGACGGGGACGAGTATAAAGAAACTCCTGCCGTGTCGCGAATGCTGAAAAGTGAGAAGCAGGCCGGGATGCAAGACCTTGGCTATTATGAAAATTTTCAGCACCAGATTGAAGAAGCCAAGAATAATCTGCTGTATTTTTTGTTGGAACAAAAAAAGCAGGGCAAGACTGTTGCCGCATACGGGGCTGCAGCTAAAGGGAACACTCTTCTCAACACTTGCGGAGTAAAGTCCGACTTGATTTCTTTTTGTGTTGATAAGGCAGCAAGCAAGCAGGGGATGTATATGCCCGGATCGCATATTCCGGTATACGAACCGGTTCATCTGCGGGATCAAAAACCAGATGTCGTATTGATTCTGCCCTGGAATATTGCGGGGGAAATCAAGTGCGAACACCACTATATCAGTGAATGGGGCGGGGTGTTTGTTACGGCTATTCCCGAGTTGCACATACATTCAAATAATTGTTCTAAGTAG
- a CDS encoding cephalosporin hydroxylase, whose product MPRIANDEKIIREMSNDTELSENVHKKLYPKFVKYKYSYNFSWLGVPIIQLPQDVMALQEIIWDVKPDLIIETGVAHGGSLIFHASLLRLLGGVRKVVGIDIDIREHNREIIVNHPLSSEIILVDGSSVADDTFEKVQDISKGFEKIMVILDSNHTHSHVLKELEMYSSLVDKGSYLVVMDTVIEDLDNDSFPQRSWGKGDNAKTAVWEFLKKNGRFEIDHFVENKLVMTACPDGFLRCIKDL is encoded by the coding sequence ATGCCTAGAATAGCCAATGATGAAAAAATTATAAGAGAAATGTCCAATGACACTGAGTTGTCGGAAAATGTGCACAAGAAGCTATATCCAAAGTTTGTAAAATATAAATACTCATACAATTTTTCCTGGTTGGGAGTGCCTATAATACAGTTGCCGCAGGATGTGATGGCACTGCAGGAGATTATCTGGGATGTAAAGCCGGACTTGATTATTGAAACTGGAGTTGCCCATGGTGGATCACTTATATTTCATGCTTCTCTTTTGCGGCTGTTGGGAGGAGTCAGGAAGGTTGTTGGGATTGATATTGATATTCGGGAGCATAATAGAGAAATCATCGTAAATCATCCCCTGTCCTCAGAGATTATTCTGGTGGACGGCTCTTCTGTGGCAGATGATACTTTTGAAAAAGTACAGGATATAAGTAAAGGGTTTGAGAAAATCATGGTCATTCTTGATTCCAACCATACCCACAGCCATGTGCTCAAGGAACTTGAAATGTATTCTTCTCTGGTAGACAAAGGCAGCTATCTGGTTGTGATGGATACCGTGATTGAAGATCTGGATAACGATTCTTTTCCTCAGCGTTCCTGGGGAAAAGGGGACAACGCCAAAACTGCAGTGTGGGAATTCCTTAAGAAAAATGGACGATTCGAAATAGATCATTTTGTTGAAAACAAGCTTGTGATGACTGCCTGTCCGGATGGTTTTTTGAGATGTATTAAAGATCTCTAG